From Micromonospora auratinigra:
CGTGCCACAAAGGAGGGACCGGAACCGGTGCCCGGTACCGGCGTTCAACGTCGTCCCGTCCGACCGCAAGCTGTCGCGCACGCGGTGAGACTACCGTCGCGCCGGTCGTCGTGCGGTGACGGGAGCGACGGCCGGCGTCACTCCTCGGCGGGCTTGTCGGCCGATTCCTCGGTGAAGAGCGCGAGCAGGGCACCGACCTGCTGGTCGGCCTCGGCCGGGTGCCGGAAGTGGCCGCTGGGGTTGACGGTGTACTCGTTGCGCCGGCCGACCCGGGTCCGCCGCAGGTAACCGCCGGCCTCCAGGTCCGCGACGATCGCCTGGGCGGCGCGTTCGGTCACGCCCACCTCGTCGGCCACGTCGCGCAGGCGCGCGGTGGGATTGCGCGCGATCGCCAGCAGGACATGACCGTGGTTGGTGAGGAAGGTCCAGTTCCGGGCGCTCCCGTTCTCACCTGCTGTCGTCGCCATGGTGGCCATGGTATGGCCCGCGCCGGCAGCGGTCCGCCCTGCCCTGCTCCGGGCGCCGCCGGTCAAGATCCGGCGGACGTATGAAACGCGTATCACGTATCCCTTGACGGGCCTTCAGCTG
This genomic window contains:
- a CDS encoding helix-turn-helix transcriptional regulator, with the translated sequence MATMATTAGENGSARNWTFLTNHGHVLLAIARNPTARLRDVADEVGVTERAAQAIVADLEAGGYLRRTRVGRRNEYTVNPSGHFRHPAEADQQVGALLALFTEESADKPAEE